The genome window GGGCCTCATCGCCCGCAGACGCCCGTCCTCGCAGTCGGGGTTGCGGTACCCGTAGTACTTGCAGTAATTCCCGTACTGGAATTTCTGCGCTTGACGACGGGGGGGTTTCCCCGACGCTTTGGCGATGCCGCCTTCGGATTTACTGCAAGTCCGTCGGCGTTTGCGGTGGCGGCCGGGGGCGCACGACGCGTTGGCGTTGGCGTCGTTGACGTCGGCGTTGACGCCGCTGGTGCTTTTACCGCCAACGGTGCTTTTACCGCTCCCGTTGGTTTTGCCGCTCCCGTTGGTTTTGCCGCCACCTCCACTGGTTTTGCCGCCGCCGTTGGTTTTGCCGCTCCCGTTGGTTTTGCCGCCGCCGCTTTTCTCGCCGTTGGCGCCCCCGCCGTCCTGCCTGTTGGCGTTTCCCCCTCCCCGCTGCTGCCCGCGGTGCCGGTGGCGGCGCCGGGAGCTCTTGGCGGGCGACGCCAACCGCAAATCCTCGCCGGGCACGTTGAGGCTCAGCGGGTCCGTGATGTCCCGCGGCACCAGGATCTCCACGGGGTCCCGGCCGCGCGCGGGGAGCGGCGACGACTGCGGCGTGCGGGCGTTCAGGGCCCTGCTCACCTCCTCGTCCAGCAGGCTGTTGAGGTTCAGCGGGTCGAAGATGTTTCCCCCGAGGAGAAACTCGGACGGCAGCACCGGCCCGCACTCCGagcccgcccggcgccgccgtTTCCACGCCGGTTGCTTGGCCCCGCAGCTGCTCCGCCGCTTCCCTCCGCCCGTGGAGCGGAAGCCGTTACGAGGCCTCGGGGTTTCGGGGGCGGGTGAAGCCGCTTCGTCCCCGCGGTGGCCACCGGGGACGGGGGAAGATGAAGAAGGAGGCGGCGGGACCAGGAAAGCTTCGGGTTCGGCCGCCATGACGGCCCGCGCATGCGCGCTGCGAGGCGCGGGGAGGCCACTGCGCATGCGCGGCCCCGCTGGAGGGACCCAGCAGCTCCGCCACCTCCCGCCCGCGATGGCAGCGGCGCGCAGGCCCGCGCGGTTTTATATAGCGGTGGGCGTGGCCACGCCCCCGAGGGGCGGGGCGAGCGGAGCGCGGAGCCAATGGGAGGAAGAGGCAGCGGGGAGGCGGCCAATAGGAGAAGGCGTGGATTGCGCGGGAGGGGGCTTGATGGGCGTGAGGGGGTGGCTGTGGAGAGTGCCTGCGCGGATTGCGGGGCGGGAGCGCTGCGATCTGGGGGTTCGGAGGCGCGGCACGGCGCGGGGGGGGTTGCCGAGGGTTGCGTGGGTGCGcggagcgcggggcgggggtgtggagggcggcggcgccgcAAGGCTGTTGGGCGGAGGAGGAGGCGCGCGGTGGGCGCCTCGAGGAGGCGGCGGGGTCCTCGCTGCGCGCCGGTGCCGCCGGGAGTTCGAGTCCCgcctcccgctccccgccccgcaaCGGCGATTCCACCGTCGTGccgcccccggctccccccgccgctCGCACACGTCATCGTTCGGCGTCACCACGTCACTCACCCTCGCCAtagcgcccccccccccgccgttAACGGAGCGGCGGAGCCCGCGACGCCCCCCAGTGGAGCCGGGCGGGCAGCGCGCATGCGCAGTGAGCGACGCCCCGCCAGCGacgcgccggccccgcccactACGCCCTAACCCCGCCCACTCCGTGTAGCCCCGCCCGCTCCGCCTCATCCCCGCCCACTCCCGTAGCCCCGCCCCGCCGTAGCCCCGCCCACTCCGCCGTAGCCCCGCCCACTCCCGTAGCCCCGCCCCCGCGCGTTCAAAAGGCGCCAACGCGGCGCCGCGCGCGGCTTTTTGAGGCGAAAAAAGCGAAAATCGGTGCAATTCCCCCTTCCCGACCGCATTTTACCCCGTAAccccccccgccgtgtcccctgGGCCCCTCCCCGAGCCACCAGCGCCGCCTCCCCGGGGCCTCTGCCCCTTTTAAGGTGTTTattgtgggttggtttttttttttttgaccgTTTTCGTCGTTTTTGAGCCCAAaatcgggggggggggggcggctgAGCGCCCCCTCAGGGGCATTTCCGCTCCACACACTGTTTCCCGCCCTCCTCGTACTCCTGCTTGGAGATCCACATCTGCTGGAACGTGCcctgggggacccaggagatcgggagggacccaggagttcgagagggacccaggagtgccccagggacccaggagttcgggaggggacccaggagttcaggggggacccaggagttcgggaggggacccaggagttcgggaggggacccaggagttcgggggggacccaggagttcggggggaaccaggagttcaggaggggacccaggagttcgggagggacccaggagtgccccagggacccaggagttcgggagggacccaggagttcgagagggacccaggagtgccccagggacccaggagttcgggaggggacccaggagttcaggggggacccaggagttcgggagggacccaggagtgccccagggacccaggagttcgggaagggacccaggagttcaggggggacccaggagttcgggagggacccaggagtgccccagggacccaggagttcgggaggggacccaggagtccggggggacccaggagttcaggaggggacccaggagttcgggagggacccaggagttcgggaggggacccaggagtccggggggacccaggagttcaggaggggacccaggagttcgggagggacccaggagttcgggaggggacccaggagttcggggggacccaggagttcaggaggggacccaggagttcgggaggggacccaggagtttggggggacccaggagtgccccagggacccaggagttcgggagggacccaggagttcaggaagggacccaggagttcaggagggacccaggagtgccccagggacccaggagttcgggagggacccaggtgttcgggaggggacccaggagttcgggaggggacccaggagttcgggaagggacccaagagttcgggaagggacccaggaataCCCCAGcgacccaggagttcaggaagaGACCCAGGTgttcaggggggacccaggagtccgggagggacccaggagttcgggaggggacccaggagttcgggaggggacccaggagttcaggaagaGACCCAGGTGTTCAGGGGGAgcccaggagtccgggagggacccaggagttcgggaggggacccaggagttcgggggggacccaggagttcagggggggacccaggagttcaggaagaGACCCAGGTGTTCAGGGGGAgcccaggagtccgggaggggacccaggagttcgaggggacccaggagttcaggggggacccaggcgtccgggagggacccaggcgtccgggcgctCACCAGCGAGGCCAGGATGGAGCCCCCGATCCAGGGGCTGAACCGTCGCTCCACGGAGCTGTTGCTGGCGATGAGCTTGAGGCGCATGCTCTGGGAaactggggttactgggagggactgggggcaACTGGGAGCCATTGGGggcaactgggagcaactgggagcaactggcGGCAACTGGGAGCCCCATTTGTTCCCCCCACAAGTCCCTTCAACCCCGCCCCCAAGCCCATTTTTAAGGGGGGGGTGTcccctccccggacgcctgggtcccccccggacgcctgggtccctcccggccGCCTGGGTCCTCACCGGGGGGGTTTTCTGGGCCAGTTCGCGGTTGAGCCGGTCGGTGAAGCCCTGGAGCAGCGTGTTCCCCCCGGTGACGATGACGCTGCCGTAGAGaccctgggggggacacggggacaacgTCGCTGGGGGCAACTGGGAGCCGTTGGGGGcgactggggggactgggagtaACTGGGAGCCCCATCTGGTTCCACTTCCCCCCATTTTTAAGGGGTGTGTCtcctcctggacgcctgggtccctcccggacgcctgggtcccccccggatgcctgggtcctcccggacgcctgggtcccccccggatgcctgggtcctcctggatgcctgggtccccccccagatgcctgggtccccccccggatgcctgggtcctcctggatgcctgggtcctcccggatgcctgggtcctcccggacgcctgggtcccccccggatgcctgggtcctcccggatgcctgggtcccccccggatgcctgggtcccctgtcccctctaTGTCATTAATAACCCTctggggagccggggggggggtttgccacccggacgcctgggtccctcccggacgcctgggtcccccccccggacgcctgggtcctcaATGTGGGGGGGTCCCCCCCTCACCGGCCGGATGTCGATGTCGCACATCCCGATACTCGTGGTCACCACGTGCCCGACCCCCAACATGGTGTTACCGGAGAGACCCTGGGGAGCGagggggggggtcaggggggggtcccccaaacccctggggacccccccagacccccagggacccccccagacccttGGGgaaccccccagaccccaagacccccccaaatcccagggatcccccccaggacccccccagacccttggggaccccccccaaaattggggacaccccaaatccccaggGACATGCCCAAAAATTGGGGAACCCCCCCAAACCGTGGGGACTCCCCTAAacccccctggacccccccccccccacagaTCTTTGGGGACCCCCACAAAAATTGGGGATCCCCCCCCCAGAACATgaggaccccccccaaaaaaattggggaccccccccccccccaaaccttGACGTTGGACGGGTCGAAAAGCCCCTCGGGGATTCGCAGCCGCTCGGCCCCGTAATCCGTGTTGTAGCCGTTGGGCATCTCGTAATGAACCGTCGGCATCTGCGCAGCCAccctgggggggccgggggggtcacggggaccccaaaaacccgaacccccccagaaccccccccccaaaatacccccagacccccccgagccccccacAGCTCCTCCAAATCCCGTTCACTGCTCATCGTATGGAACCATCGGCAGCTGGGGGGCCTCACggagaccccaaaaccccctgaaaACTCCTAAAAACCCCCTGCgccccccaaaataaccccagacccccccaggccagacccccccccccggaccccccaacaccccaaaaccccccgacccccccaaaCTCACTGCTCGTCGTAGGGAGAGTCCGACACCTGCAGCACCGAGGCCTGAAAGTCCTGGATCACCTcctggggacccaggcgtccgggtgacccCGTGACCTCCcctcaggggacccaggcatccgggtgACCCCCGCCCGGGGATCCAGACCCCGCCGGTATAAGGAACCCAGGCgtctgggacccccccccagggATCCAGATCCCCCCTGTataagggacccaggtgtccgggtgaccccccaagggacccaggcgtccgggtgacccCTTGACCCCCCCCAcccggggacccaggcgtccgggtgacccTCGCCCAGGGATCCAGACCCCCGCTCCCttaagggacccaggcgtccgggccccgcCCCTCACGTTGCAGGCGAAGTTGTGCCAGGACTTGGCCACCAGGGGGagcttctccttcttcttccagtTGGGGGGGGCGCCCTCGCGCACCGGCTcctgggggcggggcctccgtcagggggcggggccggaaGGGacaggccacgccccccgggTGCGCAGTGACGGTTGGGTGGGTCTGTGGGTCGTTGGTTGGGTGGGGGGTCTAGGGGTGGTTGGGTGGG of Caloenas nicobarica isolate bCalNic1 unplaced genomic scaffold, bCalNic1.hap1 Scaffold_1671, whole genome shotgun sequence contains these proteins:
- the MEPCE gene encoding 7SK snRNA methylphosphate capping enzyme codes for the protein MRSGLPAPRSAHARAVMAAEPEAFLVPPPPSSSSPVPGGHRGDEAASPAPETPRPRNGFRSTGGGKRRSSCGAKQPAWKRRRRAGSECGPVLPSEFLLGGNIFDPLNLNSLLDEEVSRALNARTPQSSPLPARGRDPVEILVPRDITDPLSLNVPGEDLRLASPAKSSRRRHRHRGQQRGGGNANRQDGGGANGEKSGGGKTNGSGKTNGGGKTSGGGGKTNGSGKTNGSGKSTVGGKSTSGVNADVNDANANASCAPGRHRKRRRTCSKSEGGIAKASGKPPRRQAQKFQYGNYCKYYGYRNPDCEDGRLRAMRPEWFAGKEVLDVGCNVGHVTLSVAKRWGPARVVGLDIDGRLIRSARQNIRHYLSEEEAAAVGAGGKKGNKGFPAALSASRGPIAAPRLPPDGPGARDFPHNVVFVTGNYVPDREDLVRSQRPEFDVVLCLSLTKWVQLNWGDEGLKRLFRRVYRHLRPGGVLLLEPQPWASYRKRKSLTETIYRNYQRIRLRPEQFPAYLTSPEVGFDSYELLGTPQHAAKGFQRPLYLFHKGRGDAP